One window from the genome of Streptomyces sp. WZ-12 encodes:
- a CDS encoding 3-oxoacyl-ACP reductase — protein MAQPLEGLTALVTGAGRGLGRAEALELARLGARVVVNDFGQPGRDGSGAASGAPAEAVAEEIRAAGGQAVAHTGDVADHQQAGTLVQLAIDTYGRLDVLVNNAGILRDRMVFSMTEDEWDSVIRVHLKGHFNTTHFAAAHWRARSKAAGGPVFGRIVNTSSEAFLAGSAGQPNYAAAKGGIVGLTTSTALALAKYGVTANAICPRARTRMTEDVFAGFAVPEEGRPDPLAPEHVAPLVGYLASPAAAGINGQLLVVHGGMVAIAERPRIAAKFDTAKDVFSYEELDGLLTPYYAGRPAHETFAAAEVLGLKHD, from the coding sequence ATGGCACAGCCACTGGAGGGCCTGACCGCGCTCGTCACCGGCGCCGGGCGCGGCCTGGGCCGGGCCGAGGCCCTGGAACTCGCCCGGCTCGGCGCCCGGGTCGTCGTCAACGACTTCGGCCAGCCGGGCAGGGATGGTTCGGGGGCGGCCTCGGGGGCGCCGGCCGAAGCCGTCGCCGAGGAGATCCGCGCGGCCGGCGGCCAGGCCGTCGCGCACACCGGCGACGTCGCCGACCACCAACAGGCCGGCACGCTCGTCCAGTTGGCGATCGACACCTACGGCCGACTGGACGTCCTGGTCAACAACGCGGGCATCCTGCGCGACCGGATGGTGTTCTCGATGACCGAGGACGAGTGGGACTCGGTGATCCGGGTGCACCTCAAGGGCCACTTCAACACCACCCATTTCGCCGCCGCGCACTGGCGCGCCCGCTCCAAGGCGGCCGGCGGCCCGGTCTTCGGCCGGATCGTCAACACCTCCTCCGAGGCGTTCCTCGCCGGCTCGGCCGGCCAGCCCAACTACGCGGCGGCCAAGGGCGGCATCGTGGGCCTGACCACCTCCACGGCGCTGGCGCTGGCCAAGTACGGCGTGACCGCCAACGCCATCTGCCCGCGCGCCCGCACCCGGATGACCGAGGACGTCTTCGCCGGCTTCGCGGTCCCCGAGGAGGGCCGGCCCGACCCGTTGGCGCCCGAGCACGTCGCGCCGCTCGTCGGCTACCTCGCCTCGCCGGCCGCCGCCGGCATCAACGGCCAACTCCTGGTCGTCCACGGCGGCATGGTCGCGATCGCCGAACGCCCGCGGATCGCCGCGAAGTTCGACACCGCAAAGGACGTCTTCAGCTACGAGGAGTTGGACGGCCTGCTCACCCCGTACTACGCGGGGCGGCCGGCCCACGAGACCTTCGCGGCCGCCGAGGTGCTGGGCCTCAAGCACGACTGA
- a CDS encoding ABC transporter substrate-binding protein: protein MPLRRRGAAALALVAAGALALAGCGSSGADGGSDRGAGSKSVAQGGKDFGKAADETAKMGTDAKPGQFPRTVRHAMGTTTLPAAPKRVVVLDVGELDNVVSLGIKPVGYAPTEGDAALPDYLAKDAGHPKSVGTINGLNLEAINALKPDLILGSKLRAEKQYPQLSKIAPTVFSIRPGFTWKQNYLLNAAALDKTAQAKTALAVYEAKAEKLGDDIGPHKPTVSMLRYMPQFTRLYAQRSFIGTVLKDVGLPRPKNQQADDLAVEVSPENINQADADWIFTGVYGDPKSTKRDTAEQNPLWKNLKAVKDGHAKNVKDETWYLGLGVTAADSVLTDLRALLVK, encoded by the coding sequence ATGCCCCTTCGCCGCCGCGGCGCCGCCGCCCTAGCCCTCGTCGCCGCCGGCGCCCTCGCGCTCGCCGGCTGCGGCTCCTCCGGTGCGGACGGCGGGAGCGACCGCGGCGCGGGCTCGAAGTCCGTGGCCCAGGGCGGCAAGGACTTCGGCAAGGCCGCCGACGAGACCGCGAAGATGGGCACCGACGCCAAGCCGGGCCAGTTCCCGCGCACCGTCCGGCACGCCATGGGCACCACCACGCTTCCCGCCGCCCCCAAGCGCGTGGTCGTCCTCGACGTCGGCGAGCTCGACAACGTCGTCTCGCTCGGCATCAAGCCGGTCGGCTACGCGCCCACCGAGGGCGACGCCGCGCTCCCGGACTACCTCGCCAAGGACGCCGGCCACCCCAAGAGCGTCGGCACCATCAACGGCCTCAACCTGGAGGCCATCAACGCCCTCAAGCCCGACCTCATCCTGGGCAGCAAGCTGCGCGCCGAGAAGCAGTACCCGCAGCTCAGCAAGATCGCCCCGACCGTCTTCTCGATCCGCCCCGGCTTCACCTGGAAGCAGAACTACCTGCTCAACGCCGCCGCCCTCGACAAGACGGCACAGGCCAAGACCGCGCTGGCCGTCTACGAGGCCAAGGCCGAGAAGCTGGGCGACGACATCGGCCCGCACAAGCCGACCGTGTCGATGCTGCGCTACATGCCGCAGTTCACCCGCCTCTACGCCCAGCGCTCCTTCATCGGCACCGTCCTGAAGGACGTCGGTCTGCCCCGCCCCAAGAACCAGCAGGCCGACGACCTCGCCGTCGAGGTCAGCCCGGAGAACATCAACCAGGCCGACGCCGACTGGATCTTCACCGGCGTCTACGGCGACCCCAAGTCCACCAAGCGGGACACCGCCGAGCAGAACCCGCTGTGGAAGAACCTCAAGGCGGTCAAGGACGGCCACGCCAAGAACGTCAAGGACGAGACCTGGTACCTCGGCCTCGGCGTCACCGCGGCCGACAGCGTCCTCACCGATCTGCGCGCCCTGCTCGTGAAGTAG
- a CDS encoding Nif3-like dinuclear metal center hexameric protein has product MPALSEVLAALDVLWPPERAEGWDAVGTVCGDPDAEVRRVLFAVDPVQEIVDEAVQLGADLLVTHHPLYLRGTTTVAASTFKGKVVHTLIKHDIALHVAHTNADTADPGVSDALAGALDLRILRPLVPDPSDPAGRRGLGRICELPHPMTLAELTAYAAARLPATAQGIRAAGDVDGEIRTLAVSGGSGDSLFDDVRAAGVDAFLTADLRHHPASEATQTTGHNGPLALLDVAHWATEWPWCEQAAAQLDAVSDRHGWGLRTHVSRTVTDPWTAHAASAPLTSHPENSHTTGAPR; this is encoded by the coding sequence GTGCCCGCACTGTCTGAAGTCCTCGCCGCGCTCGACGTCCTCTGGCCCCCCGAGCGGGCCGAAGGATGGGACGCCGTCGGCACCGTCTGCGGCGACCCCGACGCCGAGGTCCGCCGGGTGCTGTTCGCCGTCGACCCGGTCCAGGAGATCGTCGACGAGGCGGTGCAGCTCGGCGCCGACCTGCTCGTCACCCACCACCCGCTCTACCTGCGCGGGACGACGACGGTCGCGGCCTCGACCTTCAAGGGCAAGGTCGTGCACACCCTCATCAAGCACGACATCGCCCTGCACGTCGCGCACACCAACGCCGACACCGCCGACCCCGGCGTCTCCGACGCCCTGGCCGGCGCGCTGGACCTGCGGATCCTGCGCCCCCTGGTGCCGGACCCGAGCGATCCGGCCGGCCGCCGCGGCCTGGGCCGGATCTGCGAACTCCCGCACCCGATGACGCTGGCCGAGCTGACCGCGTACGCCGCGGCCCGCCTGCCCGCCACCGCGCAGGGCATCCGGGCGGCCGGCGACGTGGACGGCGAGATCCGCACCCTCGCGGTCTCCGGCGGCTCCGGCGACAGCCTCTTCGACGACGTGCGGGCGGCCGGTGTGGATGCCTTCCTCACCGCCGACCTGCGCCACCACCCGGCCTCCGAGGCCACGCAGACCACCGGGCACAACGGCCCGTTGGCCCTGCTGGACGTGGCCCACTGGGCCACCGAGTGGCCGTGGTGCGAGCAGGCCGCGGCCCAACTCGACGCGGTCTCCGACCGGCACGGATGGGGACTGCGCACGCACGTCTCCCGCACGGTCACCGACCCCTGGACCGCCCACGCGGCGTCCGCCCCGCTCACCAGCCACCCGGAAAACTCGCACACCACAGGAGCCCCCCGCTGA
- a CDS encoding zinc ribbon domain-containing protein, translating into MNAAPADQIRLLDVQDLDVRLTQLAHRRKNLPELAELATLEGDLTQQRDLLVAAQTEESDTSREQTKAEGDVDQVRQRAARDQKRLDSGAVSSPKDLENLQRELTSLAKRQGDLEDVVLEVMERREATQERVRELTDRVAAIQSKVDDATARRDTANAEIDAEVATINKERELTVADIPAALITLYDRIRTKQGGIGAARLSQRRCEGCRLELDITELNDVRTAAADAVVRCENCSRILVRTPDSGL; encoded by the coding sequence CTGAACGCCGCGCCCGCCGACCAGATCCGCCTCCTCGACGTCCAGGACCTCGACGTCCGGCTCACCCAGCTCGCGCACCGGCGCAAGAACCTCCCCGAGCTGGCCGAGCTCGCGACCCTGGAGGGCGACCTCACCCAGCAGCGCGATCTGCTCGTCGCCGCCCAGACCGAGGAGAGCGACACCAGCCGCGAGCAGACCAAGGCGGAAGGGGACGTCGACCAGGTCCGCCAGCGCGCCGCCCGCGACCAGAAGCGCCTCGACTCCGGCGCCGTCAGCTCCCCCAAGGACCTGGAGAACCTCCAGCGCGAACTGACCTCGCTGGCCAAGCGCCAGGGGGACCTGGAGGACGTCGTCCTGGAGGTCATGGAGCGCCGCGAGGCCACCCAGGAGCGGGTCCGCGAGCTGACCGACCGGGTCGCCGCCATCCAGTCCAAGGTCGACGACGCCACCGCCCGCCGGGACACCGCCAACGCCGAGATCGACGCCGAGGTCGCCACGATCAACAAGGAGCGCGAACTCACCGTCGCCGACATCCCCGCGGCGCTGATCACGCTCTACGACCGGATCCGCACGAAGCAGGGCGGCATCGGCGCCGCCCGCCTCTCCCAGCGCCGCTGCGAGGGCTGCCGGCTGGAGCTGGACATCACCGAGCTCAACGACGTGCGCACGGCCGCCGCCGACGCCGTCGTCCGGTGCGAGAACTGCAGCCGCATCCTGGTCCGCACGCCCGACTCGGGGTTGTAG
- a CDS encoding bifunctional RNase H/acid phosphatase has protein sequence MPRELIVEADGGSRGNPGPAGYGAVVLDPASGEALAEAAEYIGTATNNVAEYKGLLAGLRAAKALDPEATVHVRMDSKLVVEQMSGRWQIKHPDMKPLAAEAAAVFPSDRVSYEWIPRARNKHADRLANEAMDAGRDGRQWEPRDSRAALAAAGAKAVGPADAAPAAPPAGWAAPDLGVPATLVLLRHGETALTPQKRFSGSGGTDPELSAAGRRQAEATAAALAARGTVQAVVSSPLRRCRETAGTIADRLGLDVRVEEGLRETDFGAWEGLTFAEVRERYREDLDAWLGSTKAAPTGGGESFAAVARRVVVARDRLLARYAGKTVLVVTHVTPIKTLVRLALGAPPDSLFRMELSAASLSAVAYYADGNASVRLFNETSHLR, from the coding sequence GTGCCCCGCGAGCTGATCGTGGAGGCCGACGGCGGGTCCCGGGGCAACCCGGGGCCGGCCGGCTACGGGGCGGTCGTCCTCGACCCGGCGAGCGGCGAGGCGTTGGCCGAGGCCGCCGAGTACATCGGGACGGCGACCAACAACGTCGCCGAGTACAAGGGCCTGTTGGCGGGGCTGCGCGCCGCCAAGGCCCTGGACCCGGAGGCCACCGTCCACGTCCGGATGGACTCCAAGCTGGTCGTGGAGCAGATGTCCGGCCGCTGGCAGATCAAGCACCCGGACATGAAGCCGCTGGCCGCCGAGGCCGCGGCGGTCTTCCCGTCCGACCGCGTCAGCTACGAGTGGATCCCCCGCGCCCGCAACAAGCACGCCGACCGGCTCGCCAACGAGGCGATGGACGCGGGCCGGGACGGCCGGCAGTGGGAGCCGCGCGACTCCCGCGCGGCGCTCGCCGCGGCCGGTGCAAAGGCAGTTGGGCCGGCGGATGCCGCGCCCGCCGCGCCGCCGGCCGGCTGGGCCGCGCCCGACCTCGGCGTCCCCGCCACCCTCGTCCTGCTCCGGCACGGCGAGACCGCGCTGACGCCGCAGAAGCGCTTCTCCGGCAGCGGCGGCACCGACCCCGAACTCTCCGCCGCCGGCCGCCGCCAGGCCGAGGCGACCGCCGCCGCGCTCGCCGCCCGCGGCACCGTCCAGGCCGTGGTCAGCTCGCCGCTGCGCCGCTGCCGGGAGACCGCGGGGACCATCGCCGACCGGCTCGGCCTCGACGTCCGGGTCGAAGAGGGGCTCCGCGAGACCGACTTCGGCGCCTGGGAGGGGCTGACCTTCGCCGAGGTCCGCGAGCGGTACCGCGAGGACCTCGACGCCTGGCTCGGCTCCACCAAGGCGGCGCCCACGGGAGGCGGCGAGTCGTTCGCCGCGGTCGCCCGTCGGGTCGTGGTCGCCCGCGACCGGCTGCTCGCCCGCTACGCCGGGAAGACCGTCCTGGTGGTCACCCACGTCACCCCGATCAAGACGCTGGTCCGGCTGGCCCTCGGTGCCCCGCCGGACTCGCTGTTCCGGATGGAGCTCTCCGCGGCCTCGCTCTCCGCGGTGGCGTACTACGCGGACGGCAACGCGTCGGTGCGGCTGTTCAACGAGACGTCGCACTTGCGGTAG
- the eda gene encoding bifunctional 4-hydroxy-2-oxoglutarate aldolase/2-dehydro-3-deoxy-phosphogluconate aldolase, with protein MGGVTDAAPAPVPSSPAPSSALGLAPVIPVVVLQDAADAVPLARALVAGGLPAIEVTLRTPAALDAIRAIADEVPGAVVGAGTLLTPEHVAAATAAGARFLVSPGWSPRLLGALRDAELPFLPGVSTASEVVTLLDEGVTEMKFFPAEAAGGTAYLKSLAAPLPRARFCPTGGIGLASAPSYLALPNVACVGGTWMLPADALAAKDWPRIEQLAREAAALTN; from the coding sequence ATGGGCGGCGTGACTGACGCCGCCCCCGCTCCCGTGCCCTCCTCCCCCGCCCCCTCCTCGGCGCTCGGCCTCGCGCCGGTGATCCCCGTGGTCGTCCTCCAGGACGCCGCCGACGCCGTGCCGCTCGCCCGGGCACTGGTCGCCGGCGGGCTGCCGGCGATCGAGGTGACGCTGCGCACGCCCGCCGCGCTGGACGCGATCCGGGCCATCGCCGACGAGGTCCCGGGCGCGGTGGTCGGCGCCGGCACCCTGCTGACCCCGGAGCACGTCGCGGCCGCCACCGCGGCCGGGGCGCGCTTCCTGGTGAGCCCCGGCTGGTCGCCGCGGCTGCTGGGCGCGCTGCGGGACGCGGAACTCCCGTTCCTGCCGGGCGTCTCGACGGCTTCGGAGGTGGTGACCCTGCTGGACGAGGGCGTCACCGAGATGAAGTTCTTCCCGGCGGAGGCGGCGGGCGGCACCGCCTACCTGAAGTCGCTGGCCGCCCCGCTCCCGCGGGCCCGCTTCTGCCCGACCGGCGGCATCGGCCTGGCGTCGGCCCCCTCCTACCTCGCGCTCCCCAACGTCGCCTGCGTAGGCGGCACATGGATGCTGCCGGCCGACGCCCTGGCCGCCAAGGACTGGCCCCGGATCGAGCAACTGGCCCGCGAGGCGGCGGCGTTGACCAACTGA
- a CDS encoding YaaA family protein, translating into MLVLLPPSEGKAAGGTGEPLELGALSLPGLAAARAQVLDELVGLCTADAAKAQEVLGLSEGLKGEVAKNAGLRTAGTRPAGEIYTGVLYDALGLASLDEAARKRAERALLVFSGLWGAVRIDDRIPSYRCSMGVKLPGLGALGAYWRGPMAEVLPQAASEGAPRGAFGRGGGGRRAGGLVLDLRSAAYATAWKPKGEVAERTATVRVLQSKIVGGVEKRSVVSHFNKATKGRLVRDLLVAGVEPADPAELVEALRGLGYAVEATAPAQAGRPWALDVIVTEL; encoded by the coding sequence GTGCTCGTGCTGTTGCCGCCGTCGGAAGGTAAGGCCGCGGGAGGGACCGGGGAGCCGCTGGAGCTGGGGGCGTTGTCGCTGCCGGGGTTGGCCGCGGCGCGCGCGCAGGTGCTGGACGAACTGGTCGGGCTGTGCACCGCGGATGCCGCCAAGGCCCAGGAGGTGCTGGGGCTCAGCGAGGGCCTGAAGGGCGAGGTCGCCAAGAACGCCGGACTGCGCACCGCGGGCACCCGCCCGGCCGGCGAGATCTACACCGGCGTGCTCTACGACGCCCTGGGGCTCGCGTCCCTGGACGAGGCGGCACGGAAGCGGGCCGAGCGCGCACTGCTGGTGTTCTCGGGGCTGTGGGGCGCCGTGCGGATCGACGACCGGATCCCGTCGTACCGCTGCTCGATGGGGGTGAAGCTGCCGGGGCTGGGGGCGCTGGGCGCGTACTGGCGCGGCCCGATGGCGGAGGTCCTGCCTCAGGCGGCGTCGGAAGGGGCCCCGCGCGGCGCCTTTGGCAGGGGCGGTGGTGGGCGGCGGGCGGGCGGCCTCGTGCTGGATCTGCGGTCGGCGGCGTACGCCACGGCCTGGAAGCCCAAGGGCGAGGTCGCCGAGCGGACCGCGACGGTGCGGGTGCTCCAGTCGAAGATCGTGGGTGGGGTCGAGAAGCGGTCGGTGGTCAGCCACTTCAACAAGGCGACCAAGGGCCGGCTGGTGCGGGACCTGCTGGTGGCCGGCGTCGAACCGGCGGACCCGGCCGAGCTGGTGGAGGCGCTGCGCGGGCTCGGCTACGCGGTCGAGGCGACGGCCCCGGCGCAGGCCGGCAGGCCGTGGGCACTGGACGTGATCGTCACGGAGCTGTAG
- a CDS encoding RNB domain-containing ribonuclease, with protein MPRRHMHVTDTAEAPLRAALHDLRARMEIPDHFPPTAQAEADSAARAPRIPAGDGEVATEHTLHDATDLPLFTLDPPGSRDLDQAMYLARRRGGGYRVHYAIADVASFVTPGGALDAEAHHRVATLYFPDEHVPLHPTVLSEGAASLLPDQDRPAVLWQLDLAPDGALTGTAVRRALVRSRARLHYAGVQRVLDDGTAEEPLALLREIGLRREELETVRGAISLNVPEQEIVERDGRYTLAYRAALPAAAWNAQISLLTGMAAAELMLASGTGILRTLPSAPDGSVARLRLTAQALGVDWPHHTSYAALIRTLDPRRARHAAFLQECTALLRGAGYTTFDGTAPPATTAVHAAVAAPYAHATAPLRRLVDRYTSELCLAAAAGRTPPGWVRAALAALPREMELGTQRANQVERACVDLVEAALLRDRVGDTFEALVVDRHQDDPTQGTVQLYEPAVIGPVRAAPGGPALPLGDRIRVRLSTAEPGREPVQFTPV; from the coding sequence ATGCCCCGTCGCCACATGCATGTGACCGACACAGCGGAGGCCCCGCTCCGGGCCGCCCTGCACGACCTGCGCGCGCGGATGGAGATCCCCGACCACTTCCCGCCCACCGCCCAGGCCGAGGCCGACAGCGCCGCCCGCGCCCCCCGCATCCCGGCCGGCGACGGCGAGGTCGCCACCGAACACACCCTGCACGACGCCACCGACCTGCCCCTCTTCACCCTCGACCCGCCCGGCTCCCGCGACCTGGACCAGGCGATGTACCTGGCCCGCCGCCGGGGCGGCGGCTACCGCGTCCACTACGCCATCGCCGACGTCGCCTCCTTCGTCACCCCCGGCGGCGCCCTGGACGCCGAGGCGCACCACCGGGTGGCCACCCTCTACTTCCCCGACGAGCACGTCCCGCTGCACCCCACCGTGCTCAGCGAGGGCGCCGCCAGCCTGCTGCCCGACCAGGACCGCCCGGCCGTGCTGTGGCAGCTCGACCTCGCCCCCGACGGCGCGCTGACCGGCACCGCCGTCCGCCGCGCCCTGGTCCGCTCCCGCGCCCGCCTGCACTACGCCGGCGTCCAGCGCGTCCTCGACGACGGCACCGCCGAGGAACCGCTCGCCCTGCTCCGCGAGATCGGGCTGCGCCGCGAGGAGTTGGAGACCGTCCGCGGCGCGATCTCCCTCAACGTGCCCGAGCAGGAGATCGTCGAACGCGACGGCCGCTACACCCTCGCCTACCGCGCCGCCCTGCCGGCCGCCGCCTGGAACGCCCAGATCTCCCTGCTCACCGGCATGGCCGCGGCCGAGCTGATGCTCGCCTCCGGCACCGGCATCCTGCGCACCCTCCCCTCCGCCCCCGACGGCTCGGTCGCCCGCCTCCGCCTAACCGCCCAGGCCCTCGGCGTCGACTGGCCGCACCACACCTCGTACGCGGCGCTGATCCGCACCCTCGACCCGCGGCGCGCCCGCCACGCCGCGTTCCTCCAGGAGTGCACCGCCCTGCTCCGCGGCGCCGGCTACACCACCTTCGACGGCACCGCCCCGCCCGCCACCACCGCCGTGCACGCCGCGGTCGCCGCCCCCTACGCGCACGCCACCGCCCCGCTGCGCCGGCTCGTCGACCGTTACACCTCCGAGCTCTGCCTGGCCGCCGCGGCCGGCCGCACCCCGCCCGGCTGGGTCCGCGCCGCCCTGGCCGCCCTGCCGCGCGAGATGGAGCTCGGTACCCAGCGCGCCAACCAGGTCGAGCGGGCCTGCGTGGACCTCGTCGAGGCGGCCCTGCTGCGCGACCGGGTCGGCGACACCTTCGAGGCCCTGGTCGTCGACCGCCACCAGGACGACCCCACCCAGGGCACCGTCCAGCTCTACGAACCCGCCGTCATCGGCCCGGTCCGCGCCGCCCCCGGCGGCCCCGCCCTCCCCCTGGGCGACCGCATCCGGGTCCGCCTCTCCACGGCCGAACCGGGCCGGGAACCGGTGCAGTTCACGCCCGTGTGA
- a CDS encoding MerR family transcriptional regulator, translating to MRIGELAGLAGVSTRTVRHYHQLGLLPEPVRRANGYREYGLRDAVALARVRRLTELGLGLEEVRDVLADDAGRELREVLTELDADLARQEEALRVRRVRLAELLRRAEEPGGLPEEGPVSEQLAELFGEMARASARLPGPEPAMAAREREVLALLETSGDGRVQGAMAAALREAMAAPGAMERAYAVYGLLDGLVGAAVDDPRVAGAARALVECVPEGAVEAVAAGAGGTTDFGPGAEFWAELMVAELAPAQVAAVRRAVRMIEERAR from the coding sequence ATGCGGATCGGGGAACTCGCCGGGTTGGCCGGCGTCAGCACGCGGACGGTACGCCACTACCACCAGCTTGGGCTGCTGCCGGAGCCGGTGCGGCGGGCCAACGGCTACCGGGAGTACGGGCTGCGCGACGCGGTGGCGTTGGCGCGGGTACGGCGGCTGACGGAGCTGGGGCTCGGGCTGGAGGAGGTCCGGGACGTGTTGGCGGACGACGCCGGAAGGGAGTTGCGGGAGGTGCTGACGGAGCTGGACGCGGATCTGGCGCGGCAGGAGGAGGCGCTGCGGGTCCGGCGGGTGCGGCTGGCGGAGCTGCTGCGGCGGGCCGAGGAGCCGGGCGGGTTGCCGGAGGAGGGGCCGGTGTCGGAGCAACTGGCCGAGCTGTTCGGGGAGATGGCGCGGGCGTCGGCGCGGCTGCCGGGGCCGGAGCCGGCGATGGCGGCGCGGGAGCGGGAGGTGCTGGCCCTGCTGGAGACGTCGGGGGACGGTCGGGTGCAGGGGGCGATGGCGGCGGCGCTGCGGGAGGCGATGGCGGCGCCGGGGGCGATGGAGCGGGCGTACGCGGTGTACGGGTTGTTGGACGGGCTGGTGGGGGCGGCGGTGGACGATCCGCGGGTGGCAGGGGCGGCGCGGGCGCTGGTGGAGTGCGTGCCGGAGGGGGCGGTGGAGGCGGTCGCCGCCGGGGCCGGGGGCACGACGGACTTCGGGCCGGGGGCGGAGTTCTGGGCGGAGCTGATGGTGGCGGAGTTGGCGCCGGCCCAGGTGGCGGCGGTGCGGCGGGCGGTGCGGATGATCGAGGAGCGGGCGCGGTGA
- a CDS encoding alpha/beta fold hydrolase yields MSIDTTKACTDFQITEHLFSFQGFEYYVRVVPSREPVTVPIVMLGGSSQDRYTWPRHEERLIRAGTVITVDLPGYGNSDFLPSEFGLDFLADALHHALDSLGHSAVNLMGACYGGAVALRFTQRYPAAVRRLCLAGMILEVPEYYVKAVSRWTDLLGRGDRAGVARDLVDLFTSPPTAGTVRKHKVMSRILFKQFMDRTDQGVRMDLEHSARLLRHGMYAEGTLPDIPCLVFTGEHDILTPPHQGRKVAALFPQAQFTTIKETDHLCGLERVEETAELWARFFSDQPYDDLGFFHPLEG; encoded by the coding sequence GTGTCCATCGACACCACCAAGGCATGCACGGATTTTCAAATCACCGAACACCTCTTCTCGTTCCAGGGGTTCGAGTATTACGTTCGAGTGGTTCCCTCTCGGGAGCCTGTGACCGTTCCCATCGTCATGCTGGGCGGATCCTCGCAAGATCGCTACACATGGCCGCGGCACGAAGAGAGGCTCATCCGGGCTGGCACCGTAATCACCGTGGATTTGCCTGGGTATGGAAATTCAGACTTCCTCCCATCGGAATTCGGTCTAGATTTCCTCGCTGACGCCCTGCATCACGCCCTGGACTCTCTCGGGCATTCCGCGGTGAACCTTATGGGGGCGTGTTACGGAGGCGCCGTGGCGCTGCGGTTCACCCAGCGCTATCCGGCAGCGGTGCGGCGCCTGTGCCTGGCTGGAATGATTTTGGAAGTGCCCGAGTACTACGTGAAAGCTGTGTCTCGGTGGACGGATCTGCTGGGAAGAGGCGACAGAGCTGGGGTCGCACGCGATCTGGTCGATCTCTTCACCTCCCCACCGACGGCCGGCACGGTACGCAAGCACAAAGTCATGTCCAGGATCCTCTTTAAGCAATTCATGGATCGCACCGATCAGGGTGTGCGTATGGACCTGGAACATAGTGCTCGACTGTTGCGTCACGGCATGTATGCGGAAGGGACATTGCCGGACATCCCCTGCCTAGTCTTCACCGGGGAGCACGACATTCTCACTCCCCCTCATCAGGGGCGAAAAGTTGCCGCTTTGTTCCCACAAGCCCAATTCACCACGATCAAAGAAACTGACCACCTGTGCGGCTTGGAGCGCGTAGAAGAGACCGCAGAGCTATGGGCACGCTTCTTCAGCGACCAGCCGTACGATGACCTGGGTTTCTTCCATCCGCTCGAAGGGTGA